TATGTTAAATCAGTGTCCGTAAGTATCACTTAACTACGTGTCCAGTTTTCATGATTATGGCATTGTAGGCATCTCTGCCACATAATGTAACAACCTAAGAATATGATCCGTTGGTAATGACTTTCTGGGGCCTCTTTTAGCAATCTTGGAATGTTTGTATCAGTTTCTACTGGCAGGTTTTGTTGCTGACATTGAATCCCGATTCAAAAATGGCTGCTGAATTAGTTACGACGACTTCCATGTAGGGCCGCGCCGCAGGAGTTAAAACTTCATAAACTATGCACTGATACGGGAAGGAACCAGTTATTTAGTAAGGATGTTGGTGGTAAAAAGGTTGTTTTGGTCACCCCGTAGGCTTTCAGGAAATAAATGAAACTTGAAACATGGCAACTTGGGTATGTGGGTGTTGTTTGGACTGGGGAGTATGTACTTTGTATTTTGCTGAATAAAGGGACGTAGTACAACTTGCatcttaattttttgttttactttCTGTGacctttatttgtttttttataatCCCCCCTTTCTAGCAACTCGGAACATCCATATTACACCTTTCAGGCCTCCAAATGACCCTGAATGGTCCTGTAGCATTGTCAAATCCTACATCATCATTACTAAAACAGGTAACACCAAAGCGGAGGCACATATTGTACTTGGTGGCTGTGGATCTCTAAGCTgtttggtggtttgatttcaaaACCGTTGTAAGAAGATCACTTCAAAACTAGTGCATTTCACGCGTCTTATAATGGACAGTGTTTCCTGTCCATTTCCATATAGTGCAATGCATGTCTACAAGAGTAAACACCTGCCTAGTGGTATTTCATACAAATAAAGTATGATTAATTCAGATAGACTATTATGGTTAGTTAACTAATTAAGCTTTTCGATGTTTAGCTCTCGTTGCGCTGCCAGTTACTTCTGATCGCAGACCCCaacgattattttttttttcacaaagAAAAGTAGAGCTTAATGATCTCCACTGTACTAGACAATGAATTCTGTCCATAAGGTTGGTTTAGGGATATAATAATACAGTATGATCCACGTTTTATTAGGTGGAGAATAGTGCCCGGACCACTAAGTGCATATTGTTCCACCATCTTATATACTATCAGTTCTTCTCCAAAATGCGATGTGATCGACCTCCTATATAAATGTATATGTGCTAATACAAGTTCTTCACTAATTCTCTTATTTTCCCATTCCATTTGTAAAACAACTAATTAGTCCTTCTGTGGATGTGTATAGAAATTACAGCGAGTGATGATTTCAATCTTAGTCTTTTGTCTGTACCTCTCAAGATTTAGTGGGCTTCATGGGTTAAGTATGAATTATTATGGAACGAGGGGCCCAATGGTGGAAATGATGGTGAGGAATACAGTCAATAGAGCTTTAGATTCTGATCCATCTCTTGCAGCTGGTCTTCTCAGAATGCACTTCCATGACTGCTTCGTAGAGGTAGTTTAACTTGCACAACATACTCACGTTGTTTACATTTCATTTTGCTAAAAACCAAACACCTTGATTTTTCTGGCTACTAATCCTTATTAATCAATGTCATCCGTCAGGGTTGTGATGCATCGATTCTGCTTAACTCAACAAAAGATAACACAGCTGAAACAGACTCTCCCTCAAATTTGAGCCTGCTTGGCTATGAAATACTGACTTTCCGTTTACCTTAGGTAATGGACTTGGACAGAAAAGTTAGACGCGGCAGGGAGCGCCTAGCCCAGGAAGTTGAAGTTCCACCAGCTGCTCCAGTCTCTATGGAGAAATCTGAGCAGCTATCATTGCTGGAGGAGAAGATAAAGAAGCTTCTTGAGCAAGTGGAGACCCTTGGTGAAGCTGGCAAGGTGGATGAAGCTGAGGCACTCATGAGGAAGGTACTGCCTGGTTTATAAATTGCTCACTCTCATGTGTGCagtattttttgtttttctttaacaaTCACAAGTAAAGTGAGCTATCTAACCTTTGGGGACTACTTCTTGCAGGTGGATTTGCTAAATGTCGAGAAGACATCCTTGACGCAACTGCCACAGAATGATAAGCTCTTGATTACGCAGGAGAAGAAGATGGCATTGTGTGAGATATGTGGTTCTTTTCTTGTAGCAAATGATGCGGCAGAAAGGACACAGTCACATGTGACCGGCAAGCAGCACATTGGTTATGGCATGGTCCGAGATTTCATTAGCGAGTACAAGGTAATTATTTGCAGTGATTCCTTTACATGTTGaagttgattttattttattttttcagtaGAAAGACATGGGGTAATGATTTGCAGGAGGCCAAGGAGAAagcaagggaagaagaaagaCTAGCTAGGGAGAAAGAAGCTGATGAAAGGCGAAAGCAGAGGGAGAAGGAAATTGAGAATGGAAGTAAACGAAGCAACTCCCGTGAGAGTGATAGGTATCATGACCGTGAACGAGATCGAGGGCGAGATAGACACCGTGAACGAGACTGTGACAGGGAAAGGTCAACAGAATGGAGTGGCAGAGGTAGTAGGGATGGAGGAAGAGGGAGAGACTGGAATTATAACAACCGGAGAAATGGAAGAGATGCAGACAGGGGTCGGTACAATGACAGAAATGGAAAAAGGGATATCTCTCGTGAGAGGGGTTGGGACAGAAGCAGGTCCCGCTCTCCTGTTAGGCATGGTCACTAGAGGTCATCAAGGAGCTTAGTCGGGCCTATATTGAGGTCGGACTTTGTAATTAGATGACCAAGTTTGAACCTAAAAGAGGTAGACATTTTCTATCTCATACAtctaaatattttattttgtgaAGTTTCAAGTACGAATGTAGTCGGCAACACTTGATTTTGTTATCTCACACATCTGTTGAGACATTAGTCGGGCCTATACTTGAGGAAAAAGGGATTGAGGTAGGTCTATTTGTGCTGTCAACTTTAATTATTTTATGTAGGTATGAGTTGAGCTAAATAGTTTTGCATGGGTTCTTTATGGGCATACTTGTTGTGGAGCACTTATCTTGCCCAGTGTTGGTAACAAATGTCCCGAGTAACT
This genomic stretch from Papaver somniferum cultivar HN1 chromosome 5, ASM357369v1, whole genome shotgun sequence harbors:
- the LOC113284323 gene encoding luc7-like protein 3 is translated as MDLDRKVRRGRERLAQEVEVPPAAPVSMEKSEQLSLLEEKIKKLLEQVETLGEAGKVDEAEALMRKVDLLNVEKTSLTQLPQNDKLLITQEKKMALCEICGSFLVANDAAERTQSHVTGKQHIGYGMVRDFISEYKEAKEKAREEERLAREKEADERRKQREKEIENGSKRSNSRESDRYHDRERDRGRDRHRERDCDRERSTEWSGRGSRDGGRGRDWNYNNRRNGRDADRGRYNDRNGKRDISRERGWDRSRSRSPVRHGH